One bacterium genomic window, ACCGGCTGCAACCGATCATTCCGCGGTTTCCAGGTTGGCTTTGCCCTGAGACACCTGCATCCCTTCCCCCTTTTCCGCCTCCTCTGTTGGATGATAAAAAGTCCAGATGGTTTCAGCCAGTTTCGCTGGTATTCCCGCGACGGTGCGAAGTTCCGGCGCTCCCGCCTCTTTGATTTTTTTTACCGATTTGAAGGCTTTGAGCAAAGCATCCCGACGGGCCTTGCCGACCCCCGGAATGGCTTCCAGCTCCGACACCAGGGTCCGGCGTTTGCGCAGGCTGCGATGGAAGGTAATGGCGAAGCGATGCGCTTCATCCCGGACGCGCTGCAGCAGGCGTAATCCCGCGCTGTCGCGGCGGATGTTACGCGGTTCTGATTCGCCGGGGACGAAGACTTCATCGAGACGCTTGGCGAGCGCGATAATCGCCTGATCTTTGATGCCCAAGCTGCCCAGCGCCTCGAGGGCGGCATTGAGCTGACCCTTGCCGCCGTCGACGAGGATCAAGTCCGGAAGCGCTTTTTCCTCCTGCAGCAGACGCCGGTAGCGGCGGGTGACGGCTTCACGCATCATGGCAAAATCGTCGGGTGTAGATTTGGTACGGATGCGAAAATGGCGGTAATCACTGCGATGCGCCTTGCCATTGACGAAACAGACCATGGATGCGACCGGATCAGAGCCCTGGATATTGGAGATATCAAAGGCCTCGATGCGCAGGGGCAGTTTTTCCATGGCCAGATCCCGCTGCAGTGCCTTCACCGAACCAGCGGTATAGTCCTGTGACTGCTCCCGCTGTAATTGCATCTCCTGCAGCAGCAGCCGCGCATTACGGTCGCACATCTTGAGGATCTGGGCTTTCTCGCCGCGCTGCGGTACGACCAGTTCCACTGTAGAGCCGCGTTTGGATGTGAGCCAGTCGCGAATGGCAGCGGTCTCTTCTCCGAGTCCGGTGGGCAGCAGAATCTCAGCAGGGGTGTATTCGCGGTTCAGGTAGTATTGCTTGACGAACCCTGCGGCTACCGCCCCGGGCTGGTCCTCGTTGATGCCAGCCAGGAAGAAATGGTGCCGGCCTATGATTTTGCCCTCGCGCACCTGAAAGACAACGCAGCAGGCATCCCCCTCTGCCATGGCGATGGCGATGATGTCGCGGTCACGGAGATTGGGATCGAGGACTTTCTGATGCTGGCGGAA contains:
- the uvrC gene encoding excinuclease ABC subunit UvrC, giving the protein MNESLPQSIREKLNLLSKKPGVYLFRNKSGELIYVGKAKVLRNRVRSYFQAGRPRDAKTARLVSQIADLETIITDSEVEALILESNLVKEYKPRYNINLKDDKSFPYIRVTHEPFPRIFPTRKIIRDGSRYFGPYTDASAMKELLKTVKQLFPLRSCNLLLTEESIQQHKFRVCLNFHIKKCHGPCEAHISRAEYQKTIHFIVSFIEGKSNAVVEAMTREMAAAAADRRFEEAARLRDQLQAVQAFRQHQKVLDPNLRDRDIIAIAMAEGDACCVVFQVREGKIIGRHHFFLAGINEDQPGAVAAGFVKQYYLNREYTPAEILLPTGLGEETAAIRDWLTSKRGSTVELVVPQRGEKAQILKMCDRNARLLLQEMQLQREQSQDYTAGSVKALQRDLAMEKLPLRIEAFDISNIQGSDPVASMVCFVNGKAHRSDYRHFRIRTKSTPDDFAMMREAVTRRYRRLLQEEKALPDLILVDGGKGQLNAALEALGSLGIKDQAIIALAKRLDEVFVPGESEPRNIRRDSAGLRLLQRVRDEAHRFAITFHRSLRKRRTLVSELEAIPGVGKARRDALLKAFKSVKKIKEAGAPELRTVAGIPAKLAETIWTFYHPTEEAEKGEGMQVSQGKANLETAE